One Clostridium estertheticum DNA segment encodes these proteins:
- a CDS encoding DeoR/GlpR family DNA-binding transcription regulator, whose amino-acid sequence MFAEERAEKIIQLLNENEKVIVKDLSKTFNVTEDCIRKDLKTLEKRGIIKRTYGGGVLIRQSAPHNDILSRVNINSQGKIKIAEKAFELIKARETIFLDISSINILIAEKIAKGNKKLIVITNMIDIFRTFSKCNHVDVIGTGGVFNKELNGFVGSTAIESISRHKVNRAFIGSCGVNMFDKSVTTFDLEDGNTKKAIIHSGKKVYLVMENKKFQYDGTYKFADIYDVDAIIVDEKPDEKICEELEKVRVELI is encoded by the coding sequence ATGTTTGCAGAGGAAAGAGCAGAAAAAATCATTCAGCTATTAAATGAAAATGAAAAGGTAATTGTAAAGGACCTTAGTAAAACCTTTAATGTAACAGAGGATTGTATAAGAAAGGATTTAAAAACCTTAGAAAAACGAGGAATTATTAAAAGAACTTATGGAGGAGGAGTATTAATTAGGCAGTCCGCCCCACATAATGATATTTTAAGCAGAGTGAATATTAATTCACAAGGTAAAATAAAAATTGCAGAAAAGGCTTTTGAACTTATAAAGGCAAGAGAAACAATTTTTTTAGATATATCGTCCATAAATATACTAATTGCAGAAAAAATTGCAAAAGGAAATAAAAAGCTCATAGTTATAACTAATATGATTGATATTTTTAGAACCTTTTCAAAATGTAACCATGTAGACGTAATAGGTACTGGTGGAGTGTTTAACAAAGAATTAAATGGATTTGTAGGATCCACAGCTATAGAGAGTATTTCTAGGCACAAAGTAAATAGAGCTTTTATAGGCAGCTGTGGAGTGAACATGTTTGATAAAAGTGTTACAACTTTTGATTTGGAAGATGGTAATACAAAGAAAGCCATTATTCACTCAGGTAAAAAAGTTTATCTAGTGATGGAAAATAAGAAATTTCAATATGATGGAACATATAAATTTGCAGATATTTATGATGTAGATGCAATTATTGTAGATGAAAAGCCAGATGAAAAAATTTGTGAAGAACTGGAAAAAGTTAGAGTAGAACTGATTTAG
- a CDS encoding type 1 glutamine amidotransferase family protein: MKKTVLLFLLSNYADWEAGYVAAELNSDEDSNPYCIKTISISNEPVHSMGGLRVLTDYSLETVPEEYEALILIGGTGWRASESKQIVPLVKATLQKNKLVSGICDGSVFLAKHGFLNDVRHTSNSLEDLKKYATNEYTNAQDYVNEPAVADGNIITANGTSPLEFARLVFTKLHLDSEQVIKQWYDFHKLGEIEANKIYGTDL; encoded by the coding sequence ATGAAAAAGACAGTATTATTATTTTTATTAAGCAATTACGCCGATTGGGAAGCCGGTTATGTCGCTGCTGAATTGAATTCTGACGAGGATAGCAATCCTTACTGCATTAAAACCATCAGTATATCCAATGAGCCGGTACATTCAATGGGAGGATTGAGGGTCTTGACGGATTATTCTTTGGAGACGGTACCTGAAGAGTATGAAGCTCTGATACTAATTGGCGGTACGGGCTGGAGGGCATCTGAGTCTAAACAAATTGTCCCTTTGGTCAAAGCTACATTACAAAAGAACAAGCTTGTTTCTGGAATTTGTGACGGTTCTGTTTTTCTGGCAAAGCATGGGTTCCTTAATGATGTTAGGCATACTTCAAACAGTTTGGAGGACTTAAAAAAATACGCTACCAATGAATATACCAATGCACAAGATTATGTAAATGAACCCGCTGTGGCGGATGGGAACATTATAACAGCTAATGGAACATCACCTCTTGAATTCGCCAGACTCGTTTTTACCAAGCTCCATCTGGATTCTGAGCAAGTGATAAAGCAGTGGTATGATTTTCATAAACTCGGTGAAATTGAGGCCAACAAAATATATGGTACTGATTTGTAG
- a CDS encoding MFS transporter produces MKNKKFTILPIFFTVFLDLLGLGIVIPILPAVLIDPRSAVLPFSYDFATRTLIYGFLIASYPLAQFFGAPILGTLADQKGRKKLLTISLLGTLLGYILFALGIIYNNIYLLFIGRILDGFTGGNISIAQSAIADISTPETKSRNFGLIGMAFGLGFIIGPYIGGKLADPSIVSWFTYATPFWLSVILTSINILLVLLYFPETLVNAAKATKVSAFTGFRNIKKAFTYKDLRTMFLVTFLLTVGFNFFTQFFQVFLIGKFQFNQSKIGDLFAYMGLWIAVTQGAILRPLSKKYKPISILSVSIILLALTLPLLLIPTKAIWIYVIIPFIAIFQGLTQPNSTAIISNLANKDKQGEILGINQSILSLAQAIPPIIAGFITSISINLPTIFAAGSTLLAWIVFRVFFIKEQKLKYSKVQDVAMDSVTKE; encoded by the coding sequence TTGAAAAATAAAAAATTCACCATACTGCCCATATTTTTTACTGTATTTTTAGATTTGCTAGGTCTTGGTATTGTAATTCCCATATTACCCGCGGTTCTAATCGATCCACGCTCTGCAGTATTACCTTTTAGTTATGATTTCGCGACAAGGACATTGATATACGGGTTTTTGATAGCCTCTTACCCCTTGGCTCAATTTTTTGGGGCACCTATATTAGGTACCTTAGCTGATCAAAAAGGAAGAAAAAAACTATTAACTATTTCATTACTAGGAACGCTTTTGGGCTATATTTTATTTGCTCTTGGAATAATATATAATAATATATATCTTTTATTTATTGGTAGAATCTTAGATGGCTTTACTGGTGGTAACATCTCCATTGCACAATCTGCTATAGCTGATATTAGTACACCGGAAACAAAATCTAGAAATTTCGGACTTATTGGTATGGCTTTTGGGTTAGGTTTTATTATTGGACCGTACATTGGTGGGAAGCTTGCAGATCCTTCTATTGTAAGCTGGTTTACTTATGCTACACCATTTTGGCTTTCCGTTATTTTAACTTCTATAAACATATTGTTAGTATTGTTGTATTTCCCAGAAACTTTAGTTAATGCAGCAAAGGCAACTAAAGTTAGTGCCTTTACAGGTTTTAGGAATATTAAAAAAGCTTTCACTTATAAAGATCTAAGAACTATGTTTTTAGTTACCTTCCTTTTAACTGTAGGCTTTAATTTTTTCACCCAGTTTTTTCAAGTATTTCTAATAGGTAAATTTCAATTTAATCAGTCAAAAATAGGTGATTTATTTGCTTATATGGGTCTTTGGATTGCAGTAACTCAAGGTGCAATTTTACGTCCCTTATCTAAAAAATATAAGCCCATAAGCATCTTAAGTGTTTCCATAATATTATTAGCTTTAACACTCCCTTTGTTGTTAATACCTACTAAAGCTATTTGGATTTATGTAATAATTCCTTTTATAGCTATATTCCAAGGACTTACTCAACCAAACAGTACTGCCATTATTTCTAATTTGGCAAACAAGGATAAACAAGGAGAAATCTTAGGCATAAACCAATCTATTTTATCCCTTGCTCAAGCTATACCTCCAATTATTGCAGGTTTTATAACTTCTATAAGTATAAATCTCCCTACAATATTTGCAGCTGGTAGTACTTTACTTGCATGGATTGTCTTTAGGGTATTCTTTATTAAAGAACAAAAACTTAAATATTCAAAGGTTCAAGATGTTGCTATGGATAGTGTCACTAAAGAATAG
- a CDS encoding sodium-dependent transporter has product MSEKKKRETFSSGFAVFFATLGSAVGLGNIWKVPYLTGANGGGAFLLIYILCVALVGIPIMVCEFYIGRKSRKNAVGAFEELKAAKGWKSIGFIGVVSAFLIMFFYSCVAGWVYSYVFKAIKGDFTGVTSATSSAKFMSTLVGPMPPLVWQFIVLAIVSLVLLAGVKNGIERITKTLMPVLFILILICDVTALTLPEASQGLKFLFHVDFSQINGAVILTALGLAFFKLSLGMGIMITYGSYFTQNNNMIATSARVAMSDTLVSILAGIAIFPAVFSFGMKPSEGAGLLFKTIPLVFSKMPFGNILLVAFFLLTAIAATTAMISNVQVPVAYFTEEKGMGRKSAVLLTTGIMMSIGILATLSAHPSSVLGNIHILGQKGFFDSFDYVSSNILLPVGGLLTAIFVGYFVKKEDFKLELSNQGTLNNGAAINVLYIFIKFITPILLVIVFLNSIGIIKL; this is encoded by the coding sequence GTGTCGGAGAAAAAAAAGAGAGAGACCTTTTCATCAGGATTTGCAGTTTTTTTCGCAACATTAGGTTCAGCAGTAGGTTTAGGTAATATATGGAAAGTTCCTTATCTAACAGGAGCTAATGGCGGAGGAGCTTTTCTCTTAATATATATTTTATGTGTTGCATTAGTTGGTATTCCAATTATGGTGTGTGAATTTTACATTGGTAGAAAATCAAGAAAAAATGCAGTGGGAGCTTTTGAAGAGTTAAAGGCTGCTAAAGGTTGGAAAAGCATTGGATTTATAGGGGTAGTTTCAGCATTTCTAATTATGTTTTTTTATAGTTGTGTTGCCGGTTGGGTTTATTCTTATGTCTTCAAAGCAATAAAAGGCGATTTCACGGGGGTTACCTCAGCTACATCTTCAGCAAAATTCATGTCAACACTGGTTGGACCAATGCCTCCACTTGTATGGCAGTTTATAGTTCTTGCCATAGTTTCGCTAGTCTTACTTGCAGGAGTTAAAAATGGAATTGAAAGAATAACAAAAACACTTATGCCTGTATTATTCATACTAATTCTTATATGTGATGTAACGGCATTAACACTTCCAGAGGCATCACAAGGATTAAAGTTTTTATTCCATGTGGACTTTTCACAGATAAATGGAGCTGTTATATTAACTGCTCTTGGTTTGGCATTTTTCAAATTATCATTGGGAATGGGAATAATGATTACCTATGGAAGTTATTTTACACAAAATAATAATATGATAGCAACTTCAGCAAGGGTTGCAATGTCTGACACACTAGTTTCAATACTAGCCGGAATTGCAATATTCCCAGCTGTATTCTCTTTTGGTATGAAACCTAGTGAAGGTGCTGGGCTATTATTTAAAACAATCCCGCTTGTATTCTCAAAAATGCCTTTTGGAAATATATTATTAGTAGCATTTTTCTTATTAACTGCTATTGCAGCTACAACAGCAATGATATCAAATGTCCAAGTTCCAGTTGCGTATTTTACGGAAGAAAAGGGTATGGGGAGAAAGAGTGCAGTGTTACTTACAACAGGTATAATGATGTCCATTGGAATACTAGCAACATTATCCGCTCATCCCTCAAGTGTCCTTGGTAATATTCATATATTAGGACAGAAGGGATTTTTCGATTCATTTGATTACGTATCGTCAAATATATTACTTCCAGTAGGCGGACTTTTAACAGCAATTTTCGTTGGATACTTTGTTAAAAAGGAAGATTTTAAATTAGAGCTTTCAAATCAAGGAACTTTAAATAATGGTGCTGCAATAAATGTTTTGTACATATTTATTAAATTTATAACACCTATTCTACTTGTAATTGTTTTCTTGAATTCAATAGGGATAATTAAATTATAA
- a CDS encoding GGDEF domain-containing protein, with amino-acid sequence MEIIEIIKEKLSIFKNLYDTVRIIDPINKKVMKFEEDETEVVEESCFRFWKTEGYCKNCISMRAYLENDTFIKMEVTGGKVFLVISSPVTIENKVYIVEILKDVTQTGSIINNEKSIINIESLIKEMNDAAIKDELTGMYNRRYINERLQSDINDSVISNKPLCVVMADLDFFKDVNDNYGHVVGDSVLKDFAKILSTSVRSDSDWVGRYGGEEFLIVLRNTDGANAFKVIEKIRKFLQENIFDYKDIKIKITASFGGYSIISEKITIDELINEADKNLYLAKNSGRNKTIINL; translated from the coding sequence ATGGAAATTATCGAAATAATCAAAGAAAAATTGTCAATATTTAAAAATTTATATGATACAGTAAGAATCATAGATCCAATTAATAAGAAAGTTATGAAATTTGAAGAAGATGAAACTGAAGTAGTAGAAGAATCATGTTTTAGGTTTTGGAAAACAGAGGGATATTGCAAAAACTGCATTTCCATGAGAGCTTACCTTGAAAATGATACTTTTATAAAAATGGAGGTTACTGGAGGGAAAGTTTTTCTTGTTATTTCATCTCCTGTTACTATAGAAAATAAAGTATATATTGTAGAAATATTAAAGGATGTAACACAAACGGGAAGCATAATTAATAATGAAAAAAGCATAATTAATATTGAGAGCTTAATAAAAGAGATGAATGATGCTGCCATTAAAGACGAACTTACGGGAATGTATAATAGAAGATATATAAATGAAAGACTTCAATCAGATATAAATGACAGCGTGATTAGTAATAAGCCACTATGCGTAGTTATGGCAGATTTAGATTTTTTTAAAGATGTAAATGATAATTATGGACATGTTGTAGGAGACTCTGTGTTAAAGGATTTTGCAAAGATTCTTTCAACTTCTGTAAGAAGTGACTCAGATTGGGTTGGTAGATATGGTGGGGAAGAATTTCTAATAGTGCTAAGGAATACTGATGGCGCTAATGCATTTAAAGTAATAGAGAAAATCAGAAAATTTTTACAAGAAAATATTTTTGACTATAAGGATATAAAAATTAAAATAACAGCAAGTTTTGGTGGATATAGCATTATAAGCGAGAAGATTACTATTGATGAACTTATAAATGAAGCAGATAAAAATTTATATTTGGCGAAAAATAGCGGTAGAAACAAAACAATTATTAATTTATAA
- a CDS encoding CD3324 family protein, translating into MCYKNGKDVLPAALLKELQKYIQGEIIYIPKEDNVRKAWGENNGTRKLLRKRNLEIYKFYKDGTTIIKLTESYNLSEDSIRKIIFNMNNEKLKLNA; encoded by the coding sequence TTGTGTTACAAGAATGGGAAGGATGTATTGCCAGCAGCGCTTTTAAAGGAGCTGCAAAAGTATATTCAAGGAGAAATTATATATATTCCAAAAGAGGATAATGTGCGAAAGGCTTGGGGTGAAAATAATGGTACCCGAAAGCTACTGCGAAAGCGGAATCTGGAAATATATAAATTTTATAAAGATGGAACTACAATTATTAAACTTACAGAATCTTATAATCTGTCAGAGGATAGCATCAGAAAGATAATTTTTAATATGAATAATGAAAAGTTAAAATTAAATGCATAG
- the rsgA gene encoding ribosome small subunit-dependent GTPase A → MFIYSLKQLGWDEFYKEEFDTFIEDGYTIARVFAEHKHIYKLYTEYGEMLSEISGKLRHEAMNDEEFPTVGDFVVASLRTSEMKATIHKVLPRKSKFSRKVAGINTKEQIVASNIDTIFLVNSLNKDFNVRRIERYLIMAWESGASPVILLSKADLCEDLAEKLSQTERAAAFVPIHIISAIDKRGMDDLNQYLQPGKTIALLGSSGVGKSTLLNYLAGEVVQETKEVREYDDRGRHTSTSREMFILDSGAIMIDTPGMRELQLWGGTEGISEAFEDIEALATQCRFSDCMHKKEPGCAIKQAIEDGIIDEKRFKSYSTLQKEAKMLERKQNDINRIAGNKKSKEYIDHKYRGL, encoded by the coding sequence ATGTTTATTTATAGTTTAAAACAATTAGGTTGGGACGAATTCTATAAAGAAGAATTTGACACTTTTATAGAAGATGGTTATACCATAGCAAGAGTTTTCGCAGAGCATAAGCATATTTATAAACTTTATACAGAATACGGGGAGATGCTTTCCGAGATCTCAGGCAAACTACGACATGAGGCAATGAATGATGAAGAATTCCCAACAGTTGGAGACTTTGTAGTAGCAAGTCTTAGAACTTCTGAAATGAAAGCTACTATTCACAAGGTGCTTCCTAGAAAAAGCAAGTTCTCCAGAAAGGTTGCTGGCATCAATACTAAGGAACAAATAGTGGCTTCAAATATAGATACAATTTTTCTTGTCAATTCCTTAAATAAGGATTTTAACGTGAGAAGAATAGAGAGATATTTAATTATGGCCTGGGAAAGCGGCGCAAGTCCAGTTATCCTGCTTAGCAAAGCTGATTTGTGTGAAGATTTAGCCGAAAAACTAAGTCAAACAGAAAGAGCGGCCGCTTTCGTGCCAATTCATATAATAAGTGCCATTGATAAGAGAGGTATGGATGATTTAAATCAGTATTTACAGCCCGGTAAAACCATTGCATTACTAGGTTCCTCAGGGGTTGGGAAATCCACCTTGCTCAATTACCTAGCAGGAGAAGTGGTTCAAGAAACAAAGGAAGTACGCGAGTATGATGATAGGGGCAGACATACTTCAACCTCTAGGGAGATGTTTATTTTAGACAGTGGAGCTATTATGATAGATACTCCAGGAATGAGAGAGCTACAGCTATGGGGTGGCACCGAAGGTATAAGTGAAGCCTTTGAAGATATAGAAGCATTAGCAACCCAATGTAGGTTCTCTGATTGCATGCATAAAAAAGAGCCAGGGTGCGCCATAAAGCAAGCTATTGAAGATGGCATTATTGATGAAAAAAGATTTAAAAGCTATTCTACTCTGCAAAAGGAAGCCAAAATGCTTGAAAGAAAACAGAATGATATAAATAGAATAGCTGGGAATAAAAAGAGTAAAGAATATATAGACCATAAGTATCGGGGGCTTTAA
- a CDS encoding EAL and HDOD domain-containing protein, with protein sequence MDIFLARQPILDRDDKLFGYELLFRDSEKNIYQGDDGDRATIAVIKNSFVNIGMDKVTGGKKAFINFTENILKSDIFEVLPPQSVIVEILEDIQPTEEVLELCKKLKVLGYTLALDDFVYSNKYRKLIEIADIIKVDFQVTKGAQRKKVMEQVNSEHIKFLAEKVETMEDFNEAVSLGYTYFQGYYFSKPTILSGKRIPENKAVYMKLLHEISSNNFAIDSIENLIKKDVSLSFKLLKLINSANYSFVSEIKSMKQALALLGEKEIKKWLYLMAFRNMGEDKPEILIINSLTRARFSESIASKMAKKLNPFNAYLLGMLSMIDLLLDRPLEEILQELLIPIEVKDALNGINDNSYSKLLDLIMAYENGQWDQVSKTSKELNLDENCLPNAYYEAIFFTKI encoded by the coding sequence ATGGATATTTTTCTTGCGAGACAACCTATCCTTGATAGAGATGATAAATTATTTGGATATGAATTACTATTTAGAGATAGTGAAAAAAATATATACCAAGGTGATGATGGGGATAGAGCAACTATTGCGGTTATAAAAAATAGCTTTGTAAATATAGGAATGGATAAAGTAACAGGTGGTAAAAAGGCTTTTATTAACTTCACCGAAAATATATTAAAATCCGATATTTTTGAGGTTTTGCCCCCTCAATCAGTTATAGTTGAGATATTGGAGGATATACAACCTACAGAGGAAGTATTAGAACTATGTAAAAAATTGAAAGTACTAGGTTATACCTTAGCTTTAGATGATTTTGTTTATTCTAATAAATATAGAAAGCTTATCGAGATAGCAGATATTATTAAGGTGGATTTTCAAGTGACTAAAGGGGCCCAAAGAAAAAAAGTAATGGAACAGGTAAACTCAGAACATATAAAGTTTCTTGCGGAAAAAGTTGAAACTATGGAAGATTTTAATGAAGCGGTATCACTCGGATATACATATTTTCAAGGTTACTATTTTAGTAAACCAACAATACTTTCAGGAAAAAGAATACCAGAAAATAAGGCTGTTTATATGAAATTATTGCATGAAATCAGTAGTAACAATTTCGCCATAGATAGTATAGAAAATTTAATAAAAAAAGACGTATCATTATCTTTTAAACTATTAAAACTTATAAATTCAGCAAATTATAGTTTCGTAAGTGAAATAAAGTCAATGAAACAAGCATTGGCACTTCTTGGAGAAAAAGAAATAAAAAAATGGTTATATTTAATGGCTTTTCGTAATATGGGAGAGGATAAACCGGAAATTTTAATAATTAATTCCTTAACAAGGGCAAGATTTTCAGAATCAATTGCTAGTAAAATGGCGAAAAAGCTTAACCCTTTTAATGCTTATTTGCTAGGAATGCTATCTATGATAGATTTGCTTTTAGATAGGCCATTAGAGGAAATTCTCCAAGAATTATTAATACCAATTGAAGTAAAGGATGCTTTAAATGGGATTAATGATAATAGCTACAGTAAATTACTTGATTTAATTATGGCTTATGAAAATGGACAATGGGATCAGGTATCAAAAACCTCAAAAGAACTTAATTTAGATGAGAATTGTCTGCCAAATGCATACTATGAAGCTATTTTCTTTACGAAAATTTAG
- a CDS encoding uroporphyrinogen decarboxylase family protein: MNQIIKPDQMTPRERMEAFSAGKQIDRIPCSPFLGEACAPLFGHTIKEHNFSTEVIIDVAVKSFETIRPDSIGVGPGLQGIPEAMGSEFKFPENGTPYFSKAILKDYKDIGKLSPLDPYKDGRISYFLEALKVTSGRIGHEVFVGSSMGGPFTTAAFLRGTEDFLKDITRNPEMVHRLLEISTQSVINYIDAVCDLGLSPSIAEPVASGTMISAKTFREFAKPYLKKCMDRIIERRGSGSTLHICGTTKKIWGDMVEVGIANLSLDNIDDIGELKKQFGDKVCLIGNVAPVETILRGTIEEIHNAGKLCISKAYDSPKGFVLSSGCDIPIGTHPDKIIALMDSARIYGQKS; the protein is encoded by the coding sequence ATGAATCAAATTATAAAGCCAGACCAAATGACACCAAGAGAAAGAATGGAAGCTTTTTCAGCAGGAAAACAAATTGATAGAATTCCTTGTAGTCCATTTTTAGGGGAAGCCTGTGCACCACTTTTTGGACATACAATTAAAGAACATAATTTTTCAACAGAAGTAATTATAGATGTAGCAGTGAAAAGCTTTGAAACAATCAGACCAGATAGCATAGGTGTTGGTCCAGGACTTCAGGGAATACCTGAGGCTATGGGAAGTGAATTTAAGTTCCCAGAAAATGGTACACCTTACTTTAGTAAAGCTATATTAAAGGACTATAAGGATATAGGCAAACTATCACCTTTAGATCCTTATAAAGATGGGAGAATATCATATTTTCTTGAAGCACTTAAAGTAACGAGTGGAAGAATTGGGCATGAAGTATTTGTAGGAAGTTCTATGGGAGGACCATTTACCACGGCTGCTTTTTTAAGAGGTACAGAGGATTTTCTTAAGGATATAACTAGAAACCCTGAAATGGTACATAGGCTGCTAGAAATATCCACCCAAAGTGTTATTAACTATATTGATGCAGTATGCGATTTAGGGTTAAGTCCAAGTATTGCTGAACCTGTTGCTTCTGGTACTATGATTAGTGCTAAAACCTTCAGAGAATTTGCAAAGCCATATTTGAAAAAATGTATGGATAGAATTATTGAAAGGCGAGGAAGTGGAAGCACCCTACACATCTGTGGAACAACTAAAAAGATATGGGGTGATATGGTAGAAGTAGGTATTGCAAATTTAAGCTTGGATAATATAGACGACATAGGAGAACTTAAGAAGCAATTTGGGGATAAAGTTTGTTTAATAGGAAATGTAGCTCCAGTTGAGACTATACTTAGAGGAACTATAGAAGAAATACATAATGCAGGTAAGCTATGTATAAGCAAAGCATATGACAGTCCAAAAGGATTTGTTTTAAGCTCAGGTTGTGATATACCTATTGGAACCCATCCAGATAAAATAATAGCACTTATGGATTCAGCAAGAATATATGGTCAAAAGAGCTAG
- a CDS encoding DUF1648 domain-containing protein, whose translation MKINIKDILILIIPVVISILLIPVLPDKIPMQWSLNGTVNWYLDKKFSFIIGIFPFVVYELIKLRHK comes from the coding sequence ATGAAAATCAATATAAAAGACATATTAATCTTAATAATACCAGTGGTTATTTCCATTTTACTCATACCTGTTCTACCGGATAAAATTCCTATGCAATGGAGTTTAAACGGTACTGTGAATTGGTATTTAGATAAGAAATTTTCTTTTATTATTGGAATTTTTCCATTTGTAGTATATGAATTAATAAAACTCCGCCATAAATAA
- a CDS encoding Spo0E family sporulation regulatory protein-aspartic acid phosphatase — MSNLTLDNITMEELNKRINELRDTLNEICCTDQNTEVEEERLITSRNLDELIVKYMMRIER; from the coding sequence ATGAGTAATCTAACTCTTGATAATATTACAATGGAAGAATTAAATAAAAGAATAAATGAATTAAGAGATACCTTAAACGAAATATGCTGTACAGACCAAAATACCGAAGTGGAAGAGGAAAGGCTTATTACAAGCAGAAACTTAGATGAATTAATTGTTAAATATATGATGAGAATTGAGAGATAG